Proteins encoded by one window of Anas platyrhynchos isolate ZD024472 breed Pekin duck chromosome 14, IASCAAS_PekinDuck_T2T, whole genome shotgun sequence:
- the LOC119715199 gene encoding protocadherin beta-4-like: protein MASARQVLCLCALLCVPRVRCEPIRYSVAEEGESGSVVANVAEDAGLTPAQLSARRARIASADGRQHFRLERATGRLVLAERLDREEMCGRSLTCTLAFELLLENPLQFFRVEVAVEDVNDHSPVFPEERVTLQIPERGDPGSRFPVEAAQDLDVGSNSIQAYTIAPENEYFTVSFKHPRKKFIELVLEKPLDREEQPELLFSLIATDGGSPPRSGTAQIHIIVLDVNDNAPTFSQDVYVGQVLESAPAGSVVLRVVATDPDVGLNGDISYRFSQAVSDSQLPFTIDSVSGEIRVTKPLDFETIQKYELSMLATDGGGLSGMCNAVVEVMDVNDNSPEVVVSSFSSPLFENTEPGTVVAVFAVRDRDSGVNGEISCALEDQLSFSLRSPYKNYHELVTATTLDREETAQYLVVITASDAGSPPLTTTQTFTVDISDVNDNAPVFNQTSYTMYVRENNIPGVLVGAISAVDSDAGPNAKVTYSLRPVHPTEQDPCSCISVNSENGHVFVLRPLDYEQVRQLEVLVSATDAGSPPLSTNVTVRLLVVDENDNAPLVLHPAQDSSPPSSELVPASAEVGDLVTKVVAVDADSGQNSWLSFHLLRATDPGLFAVGSQNGEVRLRRPVTERDAVKQKLEVLVRDNGRPPLSATAALNILLLNGLSQEHLPQQELAVQDEDSSLTIYLIVSLVFVSLLFLTSVAAFVACKVCKRKELKGGHVLYGTGNLQSTLAAGAAAGTLPHAYCYEINLTTGSGNSEFKFLKPILPSVPPQHSGTGRGVDDAEDFLPVHNSMGDAALDISGTPSVGHFNGLPFN, encoded by the coding sequence ATGGCGTCTGCAAGGCAAGTGCTTTGTCTGTGTGCTTTGCTGTGCGTGCCGCGCGTTCGCTGCGAGCCCATCCGCTACTCCGTAGCCGAGGAGGGGGAGAGCGGCTCCGTGGTGGCCAACGTGGCGGAGGACGCGGGGCTGACGCCGGCGCAGCTGTCGGCTCGCCGGGCACGCATTGCCTCCGCGGACGGCCGGCAGCATTTTCGCTTAGAGCGCGCCACCGGCCGCCTCGTCCTGGCGGAGCGGCTCGATCGCGAGGAGATGTGCGGCCGCTCGCTTACCTGCACGCTCGCCTTCGAGCTCCTGCTGGAAAACCCGCTGCAGTTCTTTCGTGTCGAGGTGGCCGTGGAGGACGTCAACGACCACTCGCCGGTCTTTCCCGAGGAACGAGTCACTCTTCAGATCCCGGAAAGGGGAGACCCTGGCTCGCGTTTCCCTGTGGAGGCGGCTCAGGACCTGGACGTTGGCAGCAACAGCATCCAGGCTTACACCATCGCTCCCGAGAACGAGTACTTCACTGTTTCATTTAAGCATCCGAGAAAAAAGTTTATAGAATTGGTATTGGAAAAGCCTCTAgacagggaggagcagccagagctgcttttcagtCTCATTGCTACAGACGGTGGCTCTCCACCTAGGAGTGGGACAGCCCAAATCCACATCATAGTTCTGGATGTAAATGACAACGCTCCCACCTTTAGTCAGGACGTGTATGTTGGTCAGGTTTTGGAAAGTGCCCCAGCAGGCTCCGTGGTTCTCAGAGTTGTAGCCACCGATCCAGACGTGGGACTGAATGGTGACATCTCCTATAGGTTCAGCCAAGCAGTCAGTGACAGCCAATTGCCCTTCACAATTGATTCCGTGAGTGGTGAAATTCGTGTCACAAAGCCCCTGGATTTTGAGACCATACAGAAATATGAGCTCAGTATGCTGGCAACTGATGGTGGGGGTCTCTCAGGCATGTGCAATGCAGTGGTGGAGGTGATGGATGTGAATGACAATTCACCAGAGGTGGTGGTCAGTTCCTTCAGCAGCCCCCTCTTCGAGAACACAGAGCCTGGGACAGTGGTAGCAGTATTTGCTGTGAGGGACCGAGATTCTGGTGTGAATGGGGAGATCAGCTGTGCCCTTGAAGACCAGCTCTCCTTCTCCCTGAGGTCACCCTATAAGAATTACCATGAGTTAGTGACAGCGACCACGTTGGATCGGGAGGAGACAGCTCAGTACCTTGTGGTCATCACAGCGTCAGACGCAGGATCTCCTCCTCTCACCACTACCCAAACCTTCACTGTGGACATTTCCGATGTCAATGACAATGCCCCCGTCTTCAACCAGACATCATACACCATGTATGTGCGAGAGAACAATATCCCTGGAGTGCTTGTTGGGGCTATCAGTGCAGTGGACTCAGACGCAGGACCCAATGCCAAGGTGACCTATTCCCTGAGGCCTGTGCACCCCACTGAGCaggacccctgctcctgcatctCCGTGAACTCAGAGAACGGACATGTGTTTGTGCTGCGTCCACTGGACTATGAGCAGGTGAGGCAGCTTGAGGTGCTGGTGAGTGCCACCGATGCGGGGTCCCCTCCACTCAGCACCAACGTCACCGTCCGCCTTCTTGTGGTGGACGAGAACGACAATGCCCCACTGGTGTTGCACCCTGCTCAGGACAGCAGCCCGCCATCCAGTGAGCTGGTGCCAGCGTCGGCTGAGGTGGGGGACCTGGTCACCAAAGTGGTGGCCGTTGATGCGGACTCTGGTCAGAACTCGTGGCTTTCTTTCCACCTGCTGAGGGCCACAGACCCCGGGCTGTTTGCTGTGGGTAGCCAAAATGGGGAGGTGCGTCTGAGGAGGCCAGTGACAGAGAGGGATGCCGTGAAGCAGAAGCTCGAGGTGCTGGTGCGTGACAATGGGCGGCCACCTCTGTCGGCCACTGCAGCACTGAACATACTCCTGCTCAACGGCCTCTCACAGGAACACCtgccacagcaggagctggctgtgcaGGATGAAGACAGCTCCCTGACAATCTATTTAATCGTTTCACTGGTCTTtgtctccctcctcttcctcacatCTGTCGCAGCCTTTGTTGCATGCAAGGTGTGCAAGAGAAAGGAGCTGAAAGGAGGACATGTGCTGTATGGCACAGGCAACTTGCAGAGTACtcttgctgctggggctgctgctgggacccTGCCCCACGCCTATTGCTACGAGATCAACCTCACCACGGGGTCGGGCAACAGCGAGTTCAAGTTCCTGAAGCCCATCCTCCCCAGCGTGCCACCACAGCACTCTGGCACAGGCAGGGGTGTTGATGATGCAGAGGATTTTCTGCCTGTCCATAACTCCATGGGGGATGCAGCCCTGGACATCTCTGGTACACCATCTGTTGGACACTTTAATGGCCTTCCCTTTAACTAG
- the LOC113845202 gene encoding protocadherin beta-15-like: MASARQVLCLCALLCVPRVRCEPIRYSVAEEGESGSVVANVAEDAGLTPAQLSARRARIASADGRQHFRLERATGRLVLAERLDREEMCGRSLTCTLAFELLLENPLQFFRVEVAVEDVNDHSPVFPEERVTFQIPERGDPGSRFPVEAAQDLDVGSNSIQAYTIAPENEYFSVSSESLAEGNKYIELVLEKPLDREEQPELLFSLIATDGGSPPRSGTTQIHIVVLDANDNVPTFTQKLYIGRVLESAPAGCVVLRVVATDPDVGLNGDITYRFSQAVSESQLSFKIDTMSGEIRVTKPLDFENTQKYELSVLAIDGGGLSGMCNVVVEVLDVNDNSPEVVVSSFSSPLPENTEPGTLVALFAVRDRDSGVNGEISCALEDQLSFSLRPAYKNYYELVTATTLDREETAQYLVVITAEDAGSPPLTTTQTFTVDISDVNDNAPVFNQTSYTMYVQENNIPGVLVGAVSAADSDAGPNAKVTYSLMPVYPAERDPCSCISVNSENGHVFVHSPLDYEQVRQLEVLVSATDAGSPPLSTNVTIRLLVVDENDNAPLVLHPAQDSSPPSSELVPASAEVGDLVTKVVAVDADSGQNSWLSFHLLRATDPGLFAVGSQNGEVRLRRPVTERDAVKQKLEVLVRDNGRPPLSATAALNVLLLNGLSQEHLPQQELAVQDEDSSLTIYLIVSLVFVSLLFLTSVAAFVACKVCKRKELKGGHVLYGTGNLQSTLAAGAAAGTLPHAYCYEINLTTGSGNSEFKFLKPILPSVPPQHSGTGRGVDDAEDFLPVHNSMGDAALDISGTPSVGHFNGLPFN, from the coding sequence ATGGCGTCTGCAAGGCAAGTGCTTTGTCTGTGTGCTTTGCTGTGCGTGCCGCGCGTTCGCTGCGAGCCCATCCGCTACTCCGTAGCCGAGGAGGGGGAGAGCGGCTCCGTGGTGGCCAACGTGGCGGAGGACGCGGGGCTGACGCCGGCGCAGCTGTCGGCTCGCCGGGCACGCATTGCCTCCGCGGACGGCCGGCAGCATTTTCGCTTAGAGCGCGCCACCGGCCGCCTCGTCCTGGCGGAGCGGCTCGATCGCGAGGAGATGTGCGGCCGCTCGCTTACCTGCACGCTCGCCTTCGAGCTCCTGCTGGAAAACCCGCTGCAGTTCTTTCGTGTCGAGGTGGCCGTGGAGGACGTCAACGACCACTCGCCGGTCTTTCCCGAGGAACGAGTCACTTTTCAGATCCCGGAAAGGGGAGACCCTGGCTCACGTTTCCCCGTGGAGGCAGCTCAGGACCTGGATGTTGGCAGCAACAGCATCCAGGCTTACACCATCGCTCCGGAGAACGAGTACTTCAGTGTTTCCTCTGAGAGTCTGGCTGAAGGTAACAAGTATATAGAATTGGTATTGGAAAAGCCTCTCGACAGAgaggagcagccagagctgcttttcagtCTCATTGCTACAGATGGTGGCTCTCCACCTAGGAGCGGGACCACACAAATCCACATCGTAGTTCTAGATGCAAATGACAATGTTCCTACCTTCACACAGAAGCTTTACATTGGTCGGGTTTTGGAAAGTGCCCCAGCAGGCTGTGTGGTTCTCAGAGTTGTAGCCACCGATCCAGACGTGGGACTGAATGGTGACATCACCTATAGGTTCAGCCAAGCAGTCAGTGAGAGCCAATTGTCTTTCAAAATTGATACCATGAGTGGTGAAATTCGTGTCACAAAGCCCCTGGATTTTGAGAACACACAGAAATATGAGCTCAGTGTGCTGGCAATTGATGGCGGGGGCCTCTCAGGCATGTGCAATGTAGTCGTGGAGGTGCTGGATGTGAACGACAATTCACCAGAGGTGGTGGTGAGTTCCTtcagcagccccctccctgAGAACACAGAGCCTGGGACATTGGTAGCCCTCTTTGCTGTGAGGGACCGGGATTCTGGTGTGAATGGGGAGATCAGCTGTGCCCTTGAAGACCAGCTCTCCTTCTCCCTGAGGCCAGCCTATAAGAATTACTATGAGTTAGTTACAGCGACCACGTTGGATCGGGAGGAGACAGCTCAGTACCTTGTGGTCATCACAGCAGAAGACGCAGGCTCTCCTCCTCTCACCACTACCCAGACCTTCACTGTGGACATCTCTGATGTCAATGACAATGCCCCTGTCTTCAACCAGACATCGTACACCATGTATGTGCAAGAGAACAATATCCCTGGAGTGCTTGTTGGGGCTGTCAGTGCAGCGGACTCAGATGCAGGACCCAATGCCAAGGTGACCTATTCCCTGATGCCTGTATATCCTGCAGAGCgggacccctgctcctgcatctCCGTGAACTCAGAGAACGGACATGTGTTTGTGCATAGTCCACTGGACTATGAGCAGGTGAGGCAGCTTGAGGTGCTGGTGAGTGCCACTGATGCGGGGTCCCCTCCCCTCAGCACCAACGTCACCATCCGCCTTCTTGTGGTGGATGAGAACGACAATGCCCCACTGGTGTTGCACCCTGCTCAGGACAGCAGCCCGCCATCCAGTGAGCTGGTGCCAGCGTCGGCTGAGGTGGGGGACCTGGTCACCAAAGTGGTGGCCGTTGATGCGGACTCTGGTCAGAACTCGTGGCTTTCTTTCCACCTGCTGAGGGCCACAGACCCCGGGCTGTTTGCTGTGGGTAGCCAAAATGGGGAGGTGCGTCTGAGGAGGCCAGTGACAGAGAGGGATGCTGTGAAGCAGAAGCTCGAGGTGCTGGTGCGTGACAATGGGCGGCCACCTCTGTCGGCCACTGCAGCACTGAACGTACTCCTGCTCAACGGCCTCTCACAGGAACACCtgccacagcaggagctggctgtgcaGGATGAAGACAGCTCCCTGACAATCTATTTAATCGTTTCACTGGTCTTtgtctccctcctcttcctcacatCTGTCGCAGCCTTTGTTGCATGCAAGGTGTGCAAGAGAAAGGAGCTGAAAGGAGGACATGTGCTGTATGGCACAGGCAACTTGCAGAGCACtcttgctgctggggctgctgctgggacccTGCCCCACGCCTATTGCTACGAGATCAACCTCACCACGGGGTCGGGCAACAGCGAGTTCAAGTTCCTGAAGCCCATCCTCCCCAGCGTGCCACCACAGCACTCTGGCACAGGCAGGGGTGTTGATGATGCAGAGGATTTTCTGCCTGTCCATAACTCCATGGGGGATGCAGCCCTGGACATCTCTGGTACACCATCTGTTGGACACTTTAATGGCCTTCCCTTTAACTAG